The Fibrobacter sp. UWB16 genomic interval CACTTGCGATACGCGATCGTAAAGCGGCTTATCTTCCTTACGCATGGCGAACAAGAACTGGGCCACCTGTTTCACCTTCCCTACGGATTCATTTTCAAGAATCGGCAGGTGCAAAGCAGTCATCATCGACATCGGGAGCGAAAGGCCTCTTTCGGAATAAACCGTACCCTTGCCATTTTCAAGAACAGACAAGATAGGCGATGCTTCCTGAAGCTTGATGTAAAGCGACGAAGGGAACTTACTTTCGACTTCTGCAGAATGGATGAGCGGGATCTGCAAGAGAGACTTCTTGACAGAGTCTGCATCCAGTTCCGACATGAGCATTCCAGTTTCCACCTGAGCGCCCTGCACCACGTCTTCCCACGAAAGCATGCGATTGCCTTCGATTTCGATGTACTGCAGATGCCTGAGTTCAAGCGGGTTGATCTGGTGTAGATAGAAACGACTCTGCCACAGTGCGACGGTAGCCAAGACAAGGAGCAAAGTCAAAACCCAGCCCTTGCGCTTGAACCAACGGACAGCGTTAGCAATGCGCATCCGTCTCATACGGGCACGCTTACGCTTGCGCTTGCGTTCGTTGTATCCGATCCGTCGACCGAACATGTTCGTATCATCTAAAGTCAAACGCTCTTCTCCAAAATCGTCTGGCCAAGTTTCCAAATGTTACCGGCACCCATCAGAACAATCACATCGTTCGGCTTAAGCAAATCCTTGCAGACCGGGATCAGGTTGTTCACATCACCGATAAAGCGGGCATCGCGGTGACCACGGTCAGCAGCGCTGTTCGCTACCATTGCACCGGTCACGCCTTCAATCGGCTTTTCGCGGGACGGATAGATATCGGTCACCAAAAGCACATCGCAGTTCGAGAATGCGCTACCAAAAGCTTCGTGCTGATCGCGGGTACGCGTAAACAAGTGCGGCTGGAAAGCGACAATGATGCGCTTGTCCGGGAATGCTTCGCGGAAACCGAGCAAAGTTGCAGTGGCTTCAGTCGGGTGGTGAGCATAGTCATCAAAGACCATGACTCCGTTCTTTTCGCCGATGAATTCAAAGCGGCGCTTCACACCTTCGAATGCAGCCACGGCCTTGCGGGCAACTTCAATCGAAATGCCTTCTTCGACAGCAAGAGCAACAGCAGCCGTTGCGTTCAAAACGTTGTGGCGGCCCGGAATCTGGAGTTTGAACTCACCGAGGCTTTGGCCATCGTTGAGGATTTCAAACTGCGGATAGCCCTTCACGAACTTGAGATTTTCAATGCGATACTTTGCCTGGCGAGTAAAGCCGTACGTAATCACCGGCTTCTTGAGGTGCGACAAAATCTGCTGCACGTTCGGATCGTCGAGGCATACAATCACCTGACCGTAGAACGGAATCTTGTTTGCAAACTGAGTGAACGCATCCTTGATGGCATCGATGTTCTCGTATGTATCGAGATGGTCGGCATCGATGTTCGTGATGATTGCCGAAGACGGCATCATCGAAAGGAAGCTGCGGTCAAATTCGTCACTTTCGGCAATGAGGTAGTCGCCGTGGCCAACCTTAGCGCCACTGCACTTGCCCTTCACAATGCCGCCCACGATAATCGTCGGGTCAAGGCCAGCTTCTTCCCAGATGGCGCCAACGATAGACGTCGTCGTGGTCTTGCCATGCGTACCGGCAATAGAGAGCGTGTACTTGAGGCGCATCAGTTCACCGAGCATTTCGGCGCGGCGAATCACCGGGATACGGCGGTTGCGAGCTTCGACAAGTTCCGGATTGTCAAATGGAATGGCAGAGGAATAAACGACCAAGTCCGCATCTACGACATTTTTTGCTTCGTGCTTCGGGTCAATGCGAATGCCAAGGCCTTTCAAGTAATCAATGACAGCACCTTCGCCCATATCGGAACCCGTCACCACAAAGCCGTTTTCATGGAGCACTTCGGCAATACCGGACATACCGGCGCCACCGATGCCCACAAAATGAAGGCGACGAACACGTTTACAATCATTAATCTGCATTACGTTCTCTCCATATCCAGGATAATTTTTGCAATCTGGTCAGCGGCATCGGGCATGCCAAGCGATTTAGCGGCTTCGCCCATCTTCTCCAGGCGTTCAGAATCGTACAGGAGAGCTTCCACCTTGTTCCAAAGATCATTCGGTTCATCATCAAGTTCCACAAGAGCAGCGCCAGCCTTTTCGACCACACGTGCATTGTGTTCCTGATGGTTTGCAGTCGCATGTGGGTACGGGAGCAAAATAGACGGCTTGCCAAAAGCAAGGATTTCTGCAAGTCCCGATGCACCAGCGCGGCTGATAATCAAATCGGCATGCTTCATGTAAGCATAGATGTTGTCCAAGAATCCACGGACAGCGACGTTCGGCAAAATGCCAAGGCGTTCGTTAATGCTATCGACATTTTTGGCGCCCACCTGCCAAACCACGCTAATATCTTCGTGGGCAGCAATGCGGCCAATGCTTTCTTCAATCTTGTTGTTGATGCCAGCAGCGCCCTGCGAACCACCAACGATAAACACAGCCTTGCGGCCTTCGCGGAATTCCACCGGACGGGCCAAGGAATCAGCAGAAGGCAAATCACGAATCGGGTTGCCAAGAATGCGGGTCTTTTCAATCGGGAAACCCTTCATGGCCTCTTCGGAAGTCACAAAGACAGTCTTTGCATAACGGGCACCAACCTTATTTGCGATACCGGCAACAGCATTCTGTTCCTGCAAATAAACCGGAATACCCATGGAACCTGCAGCAAGCACGATCGGGAGCGAAACATAGCCACCCGTTGCAATCACCACATCCGGATTCACTTTTTTAACAACACTCTTAGCGCGAATCAAGGACTTCGTCAAGTTGAACGGCAAAGCCAAATTCTTGAGGAACGGTCCACGGTGCAGCGGAACCGCAGAAATATATTCGTACGGCCAGTTCTTTGCCACAAGGCGTTCTTCCATAGAATCCTTACGGCCCGCAAAAGTAATCTGAGTGACACCCATCTTCTTCAAACTCTCGGCAATAGCCACTGCCGGGAAAATGTGGCCACCCGTGCCACCGCAAACAAAGAGGAACTTTTTCATATAGAACTCCTTCTTGTCCTAAAATTCATAAACCGACTTGTGTCAAACGAAAGCGTGCTGCTCATATAGGGTTCGCGAATGCTCTTACCGCTTGTCGAGCGGGAAATATTCAACAAAATCCCAATAAATGCAGCCGAGAACATCAGGTTCGTTCCGCCAAAGCTAAGGAACGGAAGCGGCTGACCCGTCGTCGGAATAAGACCAACACACACGCAAACGTGAATGACAAAATTCAAGAAAAGCGAAGTCGTAAGAGCCACAGCCATGTACCTGCCAAAGCGAGTCGTCGAAGACCTTGCAATGTTGTAGCCCTGCGAGAAAAGGATTGCAAAAGCGAGCAACACGGCAAATGTACCGACAAAGCCAAATTCCTCGCCAATCACAGAATAAACCACATCCTTATGGGCTTCGGGCAAGTATCCGAGTTTCTGTTCGCCCATGCCGATACCCGTTCCAAAGAACCCGCCATTGCCAAGCGCTTCAAGAGCGTGGCGTCCCTGCCACTGAGAAGCCGTCATCGTACCGTCTGCAGAGAAGTGCGCCAAAATACGGCTACGGGAATGCGGCTTCAAGAGAAGCGCAATAAGACCCAGCGGCATACTCACGAGAACACTCAAACCGACATACTTGTAGTTTGCACCAGCAATCATGAGCATCACGAGCAAAAGCACGCAGAACATGATGAGCATCGAGAAGTTCGGCTGGCAAACAAGCAAGATAGCAGAAATTGCCAAAGGAACCGCCGGCTGGACAATCGTGCACTTGATAGACTTGATTTCGTCACCCGCGTTCGAAAGCTTCGAGCAGACCCAAGTGATAAAGCCAAACTTCATAATTTCAGAAGGCTGAATACCCCAGATCCAGCGAGAAGCACCCTTCACCTCGCCACCCGAAACGATAGCGGCCAAAGTGAGAATGGCGCCAAAGCCAAAGATAACGCGGGCAAGCACCTTCCAAAGCGCATAGTCAATCTTGTAGAACACGCCAAGAATCACAACCGCCCCCAAGACCTTAAAGAGATGGGCCTTGAGGTAGTATTCTGCGGGCAAGTTACGAGAAGATGCCACCGGTGCCGAGGCAGAATAGATAACAGCGATGCCAAAGCACATTAATATTAATGTGACAATCAGCAAAAGCTTGTTCATTCCTATGGCTTGAGAG includes:
- a CDS encoding cell division protein FtsQ/DivIB; this encodes MFGRRIGYNERKRKRKRARMRRMRIANAVRWFKRKGWVLTLLLVLATVALWQSRFYLHQINPLELRHLQYIEIEGNRMLSWEDVVQGAQVETGMLMSELDADSVKKSLLQIPLIHSAEVESKFPSSLYIKLQEASPILSVLENGKGTVYSERGLSLPMSMMTALHLPILENESVGKVKQVAQFLFAMRKEDKPLYDRVSQVGWSEEDSGFEVFFKDAGFRVMFPESNWNKELFTLYDAIGKGFRKDLLCASEVDMRFHGFAYIKNIDKRCTNG
- the murG gene encoding undecaprenyldiphospho-muramoylpentapeptide beta-N-acetylglucosaminyltransferase produces the protein MKKFLFVCGGTGGHIFPAVAIAESLKKMGVTQITFAGRKDSMEERLVAKNWPYEYISAVPLHRGPFLKNLALPFNLTKSLIRAKSVVKKVNPDVVIATGGYVSLPIVLAAGSMGIPVYLQEQNAVAGIANKVGARYAKTVFVTSEEAMKGFPIEKTRILGNPIRDLPSADSLARPVEFREGRKAVFIVGGSQGAAGINNKIEESIGRIAAHEDISVVWQVGAKNVDSINERLGILPNVAVRGFLDNIYAYMKHADLIISRAGASGLAEILAFGKPSILLPYPHATANHQEHNARVVEKAGAALVELDDEPNDLWNKVEALLYDSERLEKMGEAAKSLGMPDAADQIAKIILDMERT
- a CDS encoding putative peptidoglycan glycosyltransferase FtsW, translating into MSNSQAIGMNKLLLIVTLILMCFGIAVIYSASAPVASSRNLPAEYYLKAHLFKVLGAVVILGVFYKIDYALWKVLARVIFGFGAILTLAAIVSGGEVKGASRWIWGIQPSEIMKFGFITWVCSKLSNAGDEIKSIKCTIVQPAVPLAISAILLVCQPNFSMLIMFCVLLLVMLMIAGANYKYVGLSVLVSMPLGLIALLLKPHSRSRILAHFSADGTMTASQWQGRHALEALGNGGFFGTGIGMGEQKLGYLPEAHKDVVYSVIGEEFGFVGTFAVLLAFAILFSQGYNIARSSTTRFGRYMAVALTTSLFLNFVIHVCVCVGLIPTTGQPLPFLSFGGTNLMFSAAFIGILLNISRSTSGKSIREPYMSSTLSFDTSRFMNFRTRRSSI
- the murC gene encoding UDP-N-acetylmuramate--L-alanine ligase, which translates into the protein MQINDCKRVRRLHFVGIGGAGMSGIAEVLHENGFVVTGSDMGEGAVIDYLKGLGIRIDPKHEAKNVVDADLVVYSSAIPFDNPELVEARNRRIPVIRRAEMLGELMRLKYTLSIAGTHGKTTTTSIVGAIWEEAGLDPTIIVGGIVKGKCSGAKVGHGDYLIAESDEFDRSFLSMMPSSAIITNIDADHLDTYENIDAIKDAFTQFANKIPFYGQVIVCLDDPNVQQILSHLKKPVITYGFTRQAKYRIENLKFVKGYPQFEILNDGQSLGEFKLQIPGRHNVLNATAAVALAVEEGISIEVARKAVAAFEGVKRRFEFIGEKNGVMVFDDYAHHPTEATATLLGFREAFPDKRIIVAFQPHLFTRTRDQHEAFGSAFSNCDVLLVTDIYPSREKPIEGVTGAMVANSAADRGHRDARFIGDVNNLIPVCKDLLKPNDVIVLMGAGNIWKLGQTILEKSV